A DNA window from Drosophila biarmipes strain raj3 chromosome 2R, RU_DBia_V1.1, whole genome shotgun sequence contains the following coding sequences:
- the LOC108036908 gene encoding receptor expression-enhancing protein 5 isoform X3, which yields MAVEGLESKIVELFVENALLRFGAAGFCALYLIFGYGAQLLCNIIGVLYPAYISIHAIESSTKQDDTKWLIYWVTFGIFTVIEFFSGLLTSVIPFYWLLKCAFLIWCMLPTEQNGSTIIYAKLVRPYFLKHHESVDRIIDDGMKKAAGVLKHD from the exons ATGGCAGTCGAGGGATTGGAGAGCAAAATAGTCGAGTTGTTTGTAGAGAACGCCCTCCTGCGTTTCG GTGCTGCTGGATTCTGCGCCCTCTATCTGATCTTCGGCTATGGCGCCCAACTGCTGTGCAACATCATTGGAGTACTGTACCCCGCCTACATCTCCATCCATGCCATCGAGTCCAGCACGAAGCAGGACGACACCAAGTGGCTGATCTACTGGGTCACATTTGGCATCTTCACGGTCATTGAGTTCTTCTCAGGCCTGCTGACTTCGGTGATTCCCTTCTACTGGCTGTTGAAG TGTGCTTTCCTCATCTGGTGCATGCTGCCCACGGAACAGAACGGCTCCACCATCATCTACGCCAAGCTGGTGCGACCCTACTTCCTGAAACATCACGAAT CCGTTGACAGGATCATCGACGATGGCATGAAGAAGGCTGCTGGAGTGCTGAAGCACGACTAG
- the LOC108036908 gene encoding receptor expression-enhancing protein 5 isoform X1, with amino-acid sequence MASQVTQVQQFFNGYKQNVSRALRDASKPWTKAFDTVEEKTGVDRVNLFIGAAGFCALYLIFGYGAQLLCNIIGVLYPAYISIHAIESSTKQDDTKWLIYWVTFGIFTVIEFFSGLLTSVIPFYWLLKCAFLIWCMLPTEQNGSTIIYAKLVRPYFLKHHESVDRIIDDGMKKAAGVLKHD; translated from the exons ATGGCCTCCCAGGTGACCCAGGTGCAGCAGTTCTTCAACGGCTACAAACAGAACGTCAGCAGAGCACTGCGCGATGCTTCCAAGCCCTGGACCAAGGCCTTCGACACGGTGGAGGAGAAGACCGGCGTGGATAGGGTCAACCTTTTCATCG GTGCTGCTGGATTCTGCGCCCTCTATCTGATCTTCGGCTATGGCGCCCAACTGCTGTGCAACATCATTGGAGTACTGTACCCCGCCTACATCTCCATCCATGCCATCGAGTCCAGCACGAAGCAGGACGACACCAAGTGGCTGATCTACTGGGTCACATTTGGCATCTTCACGGTCATTGAGTTCTTCTCAGGCCTGCTGACTTCGGTGATTCCCTTCTACTGGCTGTTGAAG TGTGCTTTCCTCATCTGGTGCATGCTGCCCACGGAACAGAACGGCTCCACCATCATCTACGCCAAGCTGGTGCGACCCTACTTCCTGAAACATCACGAAT CCGTTGACAGGATCATCGACGATGGCATGAAGAAGGCTGCTGGAGTGCTGAAGCACGACTAG
- the LOC108036908 gene encoding receptor expression-enhancing protein 5 isoform X2, with protein sequence MWLWDYIMLIKHRREVRRNVRVPLVYLGTGAAGFCALYLIFGYGAQLLCNIIGVLYPAYISIHAIESSTKQDDTKWLIYWVTFGIFTVIEFFSGLLTSVIPFYWLLKCAFLIWCMLPTEQNGSTIIYAKLVRPYFLKHHESVDRIIDDGMKKAAGVLKHD encoded by the exons ATGTGGCTCTGGGATTATATTATGCTAATCAAACATCGGCGGGAGGTGCGGCGCAATGTCAGAGTTCCCCTGGTTTACCTGGGCACAG GTGCTGCTGGATTCTGCGCCCTCTATCTGATCTTCGGCTATGGCGCCCAACTGCTGTGCAACATCATTGGAGTACTGTACCCCGCCTACATCTCCATCCATGCCATCGAGTCCAGCACGAAGCAGGACGACACCAAGTGGCTGATCTACTGGGTCACATTTGGCATCTTCACGGTCATTGAGTTCTTCTCAGGCCTGCTGACTTCGGTGATTCCCTTCTACTGGCTGTTGAAG TGTGCTTTCCTCATCTGGTGCATGCTGCCCACGGAACAGAACGGCTCCACCATCATCTACGCCAAGCTGGTGCGACCCTACTTCCTGAAACATCACGAAT CCGTTGACAGGATCATCGACGATGGCATGAAGAAGGCTGCTGGAGTGCTGAAGCACGACTAG
- the LOC108036907 gene encoding solute carrier family 25 member 35, with protein MTKSDFVLGGVAAMGAVMFTNPIDVVKTRMQLQGELASRGTYVKPYKNLPQAMVQIVRNDGLLALEKGLAPALCYQFVLNSVRLSVYSNALELGYLKNSDGSISFYKGMLFGAMGGCTGTFLASPFYMIKAQQHAQAVQSIAVGFQHKHTSMVDAFLHIYRTNGISGFWRGAVPSMNRALVASSVQIGSFPKAKSLLKDNGWVTHPVLLSFCAGLTSGSMVSLANSPFDVVTTRMYNQPVDEKGRGLVYSGLVDCFTKILKTEGLHGMYKGFWPIYLRSAPHTTLIFVFFDKLLYLRDHYVFPQHRN; from the exons ATGACGAAGTCTGATTTTGTGCTGGGCGGCGTGGCTGCAATGGGGGCGGTGATGTTCACCAACCCCATCGATGTGGTCAAGACACGGATGCAGCTGCAGGGAGAGCTGGCGTCCCGGGGAACCTATGTGAAGCCCTACAAGAATCTGCCCCAGGCCATGGTGCAGATAGTCCGCAACGACGGACTGCTGGCTTTGGAGAAGGGTCTGGCTCCAGCGTTGTGCTACCAGTTCGTCCTCAACTCTGTCAG ATTAAGCGTTTACTCGAACGCATTGGAGCTGGGATATTTAAAGAACTCGGATGGCTCAATATCCTTTTATAAGGGCATGTTGTTCGGTGCCATGGGCGGCTGTACCGGCACCTTTCTCGCCAGTCCCTTCTATATG ATAAAGGCACAACAGCACGCCCAGGCAGTTCAGTCAATAGCCGTGGGCTTCCAGCACAAACACACCTCGATGGTGGATGCCTTCCTGCACATTTACAGGACCAATGGCATTTCGGGATTCTGGCGAGGAGCTGTTCCGAGCATGAACCGAGCGCTGGTCGCCTCCAGTGTCCAGATCGGCAGCTTCCCCAAGGCAAAGTCTTTGCTAAAGGATAACGGATGGGTCACACATCCGGTCCTGCTTTCCTTTTGCGCCGGACTGACCTCGGGAAGTATGGTCTCCCTGGCCAACTCACCTTTCGACGTGGTCACCACTCGGATGTACAATCAACCAGTGGATGAGAAGGGACGAGGCCTGGTTTACAGCGGTTTGGTGGACTGCTTCACCAAGATCCTTAAGACGGAGGGTCTCCATGGGATGTACAAGGGCTTTTGGCCCATCTACCTCCGAAGTGCCCCCCACACCACCTtgatatttgttttctttgatAAGTTGCTTTACTTGCGCGACCATTATGTTTTCCCCCAGCacagaaattga